One region of Fusobacterium russii ATCC 25533 genomic DNA includes:
- the pyrH gene encoding UMP kinase: protein MDTSPFYKKILLKLSGEALMGEQEFGISADMIMMYSRQIKEIVDLGVEVSIVIGGGNIFRGLSGADQGVDRVTGDHMGMLATVINSLALQNSLEKLGVQTRVQTAIEMPKIAEPFIKRKAQRHLEKGRVVIFGAGTGNPYFTTDTAAALRAIEMNVDVVIKATKVDGIYDKDPVKYKDAVKYEKVSYNEVLTKDLKVMDATAISLCRENRLPIIVFDSLKEGNLKKVIMGENIGTIVVAD from the coding sequence ATGGATACGAGTCCTTTTTACAAAAAGATTCTGCTAAAATTAAGTGGTGAAGCTTTAATGGGAGAACAAGAATTTGGAATATCGGCAGATATGATTATGATGTATTCCAGACAAATAAAAGAAATTGTCGATCTTGGAGTTGAAGTATCAATTGTTATTGGTGGAGGTAATATATTCAGAGGCTTATCTGGAGCAGATCAAGGAGTTGATAGAGTTACAGGTGATCATATGGGTATGCTTGCAACAGTTATAAATTCATTGGCTTTACAAAATTCATTAGAAAAATTAGGTGTGCAGACAAGAGTTCAAACTGCAATTGAAATGCCTAAAATTGCTGAACCATTTATAAAAAGAAAAGCACAAAGACATTTAGAAAAGGGAAGAGTAGTTATTTTTGGAGCAGGAACAGGGAATCCATATTTTACAACTGACACAGCTGCGGCATTAAGAGCAATAGAAATGAATGTAGATGTTGTTATTAAGGCTACAAAAGTTGACGGTATCTATGATAAAGATCCAGTAAAATACAAAGATGCAGTAAAATATGAAAAAGTTTCATATAATGAAGTATTGACAAAAGATTTAAAAGTTATGGATGCAACAGCTATATCTTTATGTAGAGAAAATAGATTACCTATTATAGTTTTCGACTCTTTAAAAGAGGGAAACTTAAAAAAAGTTATAATGGGTGAAAACATAGGGACTATAGTAGTAGCAGATTAA
- the frr gene encoding ribosome recycling factor yields the protein MTAELLLNECETKMLKTIDAVKDKFTGIRAGRANISMLDMVRVDSYGSEVPLNQIGTVSAPEARLLVIDPWDKTMIAKIEKAILASNIGMTPNNDGRVIRLVLPELTAERRKEYVKLAKAEAENGKVAVRNIRKDINAHLKKLEKDKDNPMSEDDLKIAEGKVQTLTDKYVKEIDELLAKKEKEITTI from the coding sequence ATGACAGCAGAATTATTATTAAATGAATGTGAAACGAAAATGCTAAAAACTATTGATGCGGTAAAAGATAAGTTTACAGGAATTAGAGCTGGAAGAGCTAATATATCTATGTTAGATATGGTGAGGGTTGATTCTTATGGTAGTGAGGTTCCTTTAAATCAAATTGGAACAGTGTCTGCTCCAGAGGCAAGACTTCTAGTTATAGATCCATGGGATAAAACAATGATAGCTAAAATAGAAAAGGCTATACTTGCATCAAATATAGGAATGACTCCTAATAATGATGGTAGAGTGATAAGACTTGTTTTACCTGAATTGACTGCAGAAAGAAGAAAGGAATATGTAAAGTTAGCGAAAGCTGAAGCTGAAAATGGTAAAGTTGCAGTAAGAAATATAAGAAAAGATATCAATGCTCATTTAAAAAAGTTAGAAAAAGACAAAGATAATCCTATGTCAGAAGATGATTTGAAAATTGCTGAAGGAAAAGTTCAAACTTTAACAGATAAGTATGTAAAGGAAATTGATGAACTTTTAGCTAAAAAGGAAAAAGAAATAACAACTATATAG